From Rhizobium sp. NZLR1, a single genomic window includes:
- a CDS encoding glycosyltransferase family 39 protein: MSPRSGLLIVLGFTLWRVVTLHFDQTDLFVDEAQYWFWAQNLDLGYYSKPPMIAWVIRAMTELSGSNAIYWIRLSGPLIHMAAALVLMKVAKRFVGPEIEGWTGATYITLPGVALSSVFFSTDVILLFFIAISLFAYFGLTQRRSVGLALVMGLGVGLAFMTKYAVLFVVPGGALALLFIPAARIAIRDFIIAVAIATVVALPNLWWNLQHNNTTVRHTQDIAHWSELGINLRRGFEFFSAQFGVVGPIIFFAMLWAVYRMIKGRSDAREKMLVWLSMPVVVLITLQATVAKAYANWAVTAYIAGTILAVWLLYRMWPRGLRLSLTINGIASLLFPLATIFPQQLLLPNGDELMKRYLGRAEVSREAAALAAQAGTDIIVTDNRDMVADLFYTLRDASYRIYARAPAGFPESYYEQEFALPADITGKVLFLTDGSLTCAAETPEVLKNWQPTEGYYRGKSLSVYRVSATCLAP, translated from the coding sequence ATGTCCCCCAGATCTGGTCTCCTCATCGTTCTTGGCTTCACGCTCTGGCGCGTCGTTACGCTGCATTTCGATCAGACGGACCTGTTCGTCGACGAGGCGCAGTACTGGTTCTGGGCGCAGAATCTCGATCTCGGCTATTATTCCAAACCGCCGATGATCGCTTGGGTGATCCGGGCGATGACCGAGCTTTCCGGCTCCAACGCCATCTACTGGATCAGGCTCTCCGGACCACTGATCCACATGGCGGCGGCACTGGTTCTGATGAAAGTTGCAAAGCGTTTCGTCGGCCCGGAGATCGAAGGGTGGACAGGCGCCACCTACATTACCCTCCCGGGCGTCGCACTTTCCTCGGTATTCTTCTCGACCGACGTGATCCTGCTGTTCTTCATCGCGATCAGCTTGTTTGCCTATTTCGGCTTGACGCAGCGTCGCTCGGTGGGGCTCGCGCTCGTCATGGGCCTCGGCGTCGGCCTCGCCTTCATGACGAAATACGCCGTGCTGTTCGTCGTTCCGGGCGGCGCGCTTGCTCTCCTCTTCATTCCGGCGGCGCGCATCGCCATCCGGGATTTCATCATTGCGGTCGCGATCGCGACGGTGGTTGCCTTGCCGAACCTTTGGTGGAACCTGCAGCACAATAATACGACGGTGCGGCATACGCAGGACATCGCCCACTGGAGCGAACTCGGCATCAATCTCCGTCGCGGGTTTGAATTCTTCTCCGCCCAATTCGGCGTCGTCGGGCCGATCATCTTCTTTGCGATGCTCTGGGCAGTCTATCGCATGATCAAGGGCAGGAGCGACGCTCGGGAAAAGATGCTGGTCTGGCTGTCGATGCCGGTGGTGGTGCTGATCACGCTACAGGCAACGGTCGCCAAGGCCTATGCGAACTGGGCGGTGACCGCCTATATCGCCGGGACCATCCTTGCCGTCTGGCTGCTTTATCGGATGTGGCCGAGGGGCCTGAGACTGTCGCTCACCATCAACGGCATCGCCAGCCTGCTGTTTCCGCTGGCGACGATCTTTCCGCAGCAGTTGCTGCTGCCGAACGGCGACGAACTGATGAAGCGCTATCTCGGCCGCGCCGAGGTCAGCCGCGAGGCCGCCGCACTCGCAGCTCAGGCCGGCACCGACATCATCGTCACCGACAATCGCGACATGGTCGCCGATCTTTTCTATACGCTGCGCGATGCATCCTACCGGATCTATGCGCGGGCGCCGGCCGGCTTTCCGGAGAGCTATTACGAACAGGAATTCGCTCTACCTGCCGACATCACCGGCAAAGTGCTTTTCCTCACGGATGGGTCCCTGACCTGCGCCGCGGAGACGCCCGAGGTTCTGAAGAACTGGCAGCCGACGGAGGGCTATTACAGGGGTAAGTCGCTCTCCGTCTACAGGGTCTCCGCCACCTGCCTGGCGCCCTGA
- the secD gene encoding protein translocase subunit SecD: MRTSPWLVFTYTVIIFLGLLIALPNVLPQSVLQRVPAWLPHEQVSLGLDLRGGSHLVLEVDEADLTKERLQSLLQDARRVLREKGIQPKAVVRSQNQIVVTLADAAQSDAAVTDLKTLANPISTGISAGQTDLDVTANGATITIGFSPAGISTNVDNAVQQSLEVIRQRVDQVGVSEPTIQRVGANRVLVQLPGAQDPSRLRELLGSTAKMSFHMLAPNNEAGPGVTMLKDEEGRSYPVLDRVEISGDRLSDARVSFDPNTHEPVVSFRFDSAGATRFAEITRQNVGNPFAIVLDDKVLSAPVIREPITGGSGQISGSFSADSATTLAAMLRAGALPAKLTVIEERTVGADLGADAIKMGIYSGLVGFALVALFIFVLYGTWGVLANIALLIHTILTFSALTLVGATLTLPGIAGVVLGIGLAVDANVLINERIREETRKGKSAFAAIDTGFRRAYSTIIDGNMTALIAAAILFYFGSGPVRGFAVTMALGLIISMFTSVAFVRVAMIEITRRSKLKVLNIRPLIPFSPYDKHIQFMKARFFGVTVSALLSIASVLLFIHPGLNYGVDFRGGIQMSVKTSGPADLGTFRDGLNTLGLGEITLQSFGDKNSILVRAQRQEGGEEAQTAAVTKLKAEVAKIDPGATVEGTDVIGPKVSGELAWAGILSVVIASFAMLIYIWVRFEWPFAVGAIVTLVLDVTKAIGFFAITGLDFNLTAIAAILTLVGYSVNDKVVVYDRMRENMRLYKSMPLREIIDKSINETLARSLYTNATAFLALVPMAIWGGSAVSSFAIPMVFGILVAGASSIFIAAPILLFLGDWRRRHAKAPATDGAVEIIPPEQGRPRKSAS; encoded by the coding sequence ATGCGTACTTCACCATGGCTGGTGTTCACCTATACCGTGATCATCTTTCTCGGCCTATTGATCGCCCTGCCGAACGTCCTGCCGCAATCCGTCCTTCAGCGCGTGCCAGCATGGCTGCCGCATGAACAGGTGTCACTCGGCCTCGACCTTCGCGGCGGCTCGCATCTCGTTCTGGAAGTCGACGAAGCGGACCTGACCAAGGAGCGGCTGCAATCGCTGCTTCAGGACGCACGCCGCGTGCTGCGCGAAAAGGGCATCCAGCCGAAGGCCGTCGTCCGCAGCCAGAACCAGATCGTCGTGACGCTCGCCGATGCCGCGCAGAGCGATGCCGCCGTCACCGACCTCAAGACGCTCGCCAATCCGATCAGCACCGGCATCAGCGCCGGCCAGACGGATCTTGATGTCACCGCGAACGGCGCCACGATCACCATCGGCTTCTCGCCGGCCGGCATCTCGACCAATGTCGATAATGCCGTCCAGCAGAGCCTTGAAGTCATCCGTCAGCGCGTCGACCAGGTCGGCGTCTCCGAGCCGACCATCCAGCGCGTCGGCGCCAACCGCGTGCTCGTCCAGCTTCCGGGCGCCCAGGATCCGTCGCGCCTGCGCGAGCTTCTCGGCTCCACCGCCAAGATGTCGTTCCACATGCTGGCGCCGAACAACGAGGCGGGACCTGGCGTGACCATGCTGAAGGACGAGGAAGGCAGGTCCTATCCGGTCCTCGACCGCGTCGAAATCTCCGGCGACCGGCTTTCGGACGCCCGCGTCAGCTTCGATCCGAACACGCATGAGCCGGTCGTCAGCTTCCGCTTCGACAGCGCCGGCGCCACCCGCTTTGCCGAAATCACCCGTCAGAACGTCGGCAATCCGTTCGCCATCGTCCTCGACGACAAGGTGCTAAGCGCGCCTGTTATCCGCGAGCCGATCACCGGCGGTTCCGGCCAGATCTCTGGCAGCTTCTCGGCCGACAGCGCAACGACGCTTGCCGCCATGCTGCGCGCCGGCGCCCTGCCCGCCAAGCTGACGGTCATCGAGGAACGCACCGTCGGCGCCGACCTCGGCGCCGACGCCATCAAGATGGGTATTTATTCCGGCCTCGTCGGCTTTGCGCTCGTCGCACTGTTCATCTTCGTTCTCTATGGCACTTGGGGCGTTCTGGCGAATATCGCGCTCCTGATCCACACGATCCTGACCTTCTCGGCCCTGACGCTGGTGGGTGCGACGCTGACGCTGCCAGGCATTGCCGGTGTCGTGCTCGGCATCGGTCTTGCGGTCGACGCCAACGTTCTGATCAATGAGCGCATCCGAGAGGAAACACGCAAGGGCAAGAGTGCCTTCGCCGCCATCGATACCGGCTTCCGCCGTGCCTATTCGACCATCATCGACGGCAACATGACGGCCCTGATCGCTGCGGCCATCCTGTTTTATTTCGGCTCCGGGCCGGTTCGCGGCTTCGCCGTGACCATGGCGCTCGGCCTGATCATCTCCATGTTCACCTCGGTCGCCTTCGTGCGCGTCGCGATGATCGAGATCACCCGCCGCAGCAAGCTCAAGGTGCTGAACATCCGGCCGCTGATCCCGTTCAGCCCCTATGACAAGCACATTCAGTTCATGAAGGCGCGCTTCTTCGGGGTCACCGTTTCGGCGCTGCTTTCGATCGCTTCGGTCCTGCTGTTCATCCATCCGGGTCTGAACTACGGCGTCGATTTCCGCGGCGGCATCCAGATGTCCGTCAAGACCAGCGGCCCGGCCGATCTCGGCACATTTCGCGATGGCCTGAACACTCTCGGGCTCGGCGAAATCACATTGCAGTCCTTCGGCGACAAAAACAGCATTCTTGTGCGTGCCCAACGGCAGGAAGGCGGCGAAGAGGCGCAGACGGCAGCGGTGACCAAACTGAAGGCCGAAGTCGCCAAGATTGATCCGGGCGCCACCGTCGAAGGCACAGACGTCATCGGTCCGAAGGTCAGCGGCGAGCTTGCCTGGGCCGGCATCCTGTCGGTGGTGATCGCCAGCTTCGCGATGCTCATCTACATCTGGGTGCGGTTCGAATGGCCGTTTGCCGTCGGCGCCATCGTCACGCTGGTGCTCGACGTCACCAAGGCGATCGGCTTCTTCGCGATCACCGGCCTCGACTTCAACCTGACAGCCATCGCCGCCATCCTGACGCTCGTCGGATACTCAGTGAACGACAAGGTTGTCGTCTACGACCGCATGCGCGAAAACATGCGGCTCTATAAGTCGATGCCGTTGCGCGAGATCATCGACAAGTCGATCAACGAGACCCTGGCGCGAAGCCTCTACACCAATGCGACGGCCTTCCTCGCGCTGGTGCCGATGGCGATCTGGGGCGGCAGCGCCGTATCAAGCTTCGCGATCCCGATGGTCTTCGGCATTCTCGTGGCCGGCGCCTCTTCGATCTTCATCGCGGCACCGATCCTGCTCTTCCTCGGCGACTGGCGCCGCCGCCATGCGAAGGCACCGGCAACCGACGGCGCAGTCGAAATCATCCCGCCGGAACAGGGTCGCCCACGCAAGTCAGCGAGCTAA
- a CDS encoding helix-turn-helix transcriptional regulator produces the protein MGQGARETILTPALCRAARGLLDWTQTDLADRAAVSRSTIRDYEGRLHDIHRATEAQLRLAFEEGGVKFVEIDGAGTGLCLSTA, from the coding sequence ATGGGTCAAGGCGCAAGGGAAACAATTCTCACTCCCGCACTCTGCCGCGCGGCGCGCGGATTGCTCGATTGGACCCAGACCGATCTTGCCGACAGGGCCGCCGTCTCGCGCAGCACCATCCGCGATTATGAGGGTCGCCTCCACGACATCCACCGCGCGACGGAGGCGCAGCTGCGCCTCGCCTTCGAGGAAGGCGGCGTCAAATTCGTCGAGATCGATGGGGCGGGTACCGGCCTCTGCCTGTCCACGGCATAA
- the ybaL gene encoding YbaL family putative K(+) efflux transporter yields MPHDTPLISTIVGGLVLAFIFGALAHRLRMPPLVGYLIAGVLVGPHTPGYVADQSLAPELAEIGVILLMFGVGLHFSLKDLLSVRGIAVPGAIAQIAFATLLGWGLGAFMGWPTGGSLVFGLALSVASTVVLLKALQERRLVETERGRIAVGWLIVEDLAMVLALVLIPAAASIGGEGHAPVEPLSAGLNRLLGLDLGIGGMIAMTLVKVALFVALMLAFGRKLIPWTMHRIAHTGSRELFRLGVLAIALGVAFGAAKLFGVSLALGAFFAGMVLAESELSHRAAQESLPLRDAFAVLFFVSVGMLFDPNILIDKPLPILATIFIIVIGKSVAALLIVLAFKKPLSTALTISASLGQIGEFSFILAALGVELGLLPEEGRDLILAGAIISIILNPLLFFLCDRVRPLLDGAKREEVVAAPLAADAIAAQEEILPEDDEVYPTALSGHAILVGYGRVGSIVGQNLKSSATPFLVIEDSDKRIGELKAQGIETLMGNAVMRETLDLANLSAARSLAIAIPNAFEACRIAEQARSVNPSILIVARAHSDAEVDELKHYGADTVIMGEREIALGMVDRLAQVHHESVPYEDERGPDTIIPADDAPPQRE; encoded by the coding sequence ATGCCGCACGATACGCCATTGATTTCGACAATCGTCGGCGGCCTCGTGCTGGCTTTCATCTTCGGCGCGCTTGCCCATCGGCTGCGGATGCCGCCGCTCGTCGGTTATCTCATAGCTGGCGTGCTGGTCGGACCACACACGCCGGGTTATGTGGCGGATCAGAGCCTGGCGCCGGAACTTGCCGAGATCGGCGTCATCCTGCTGATGTTCGGCGTCGGCCTGCACTTTTCGCTGAAAGACCTGCTGTCGGTGCGCGGCATCGCCGTGCCAGGCGCGATCGCGCAGATCGCCTTCGCGACGCTGCTCGGCTGGGGGCTCGGCGCCTTCATGGGCTGGCCGACCGGCGGCAGCCTGGTCTTTGGCCTGGCGCTTTCGGTCGCTTCAACCGTGGTGCTGTTGAAAGCGCTGCAGGAGCGGCGCCTGGTCGAAACGGAGCGCGGCAGGATCGCCGTCGGCTGGCTGATCGTCGAGGATCTCGCCATGGTGCTGGCGCTGGTGCTTATCCCGGCCGCAGCCAGCATCGGCGGTGAGGGTCACGCGCCTGTCGAGCCGCTCTCGGCCGGGCTGAACCGCCTGTTGGGCCTCGATCTCGGCATCGGCGGCATGATCGCCATGACGCTGGTGAAGGTGGCGCTGTTCGTGGCGCTGATGCTGGCCTTCGGCCGCAAGCTCATTCCATGGACGATGCACCGCATCGCCCATACCGGGTCGCGCGAGCTGTTCCGGCTCGGCGTACTGGCGATTGCGCTCGGCGTCGCTTTCGGAGCGGCAAAGCTCTTCGGCGTGTCGCTGGCGCTCGGCGCCTTCTTTGCCGGCATGGTGCTTGCAGAAAGCGAACTCAGCCATCGCGCCGCACAGGAAAGCCTGCCGCTGCGCGACGCCTTTGCCGTACTCTTCTTCGTCTCGGTCGGCATGCTGTTCGATCCGAACATCCTGATCGACAAGCCGCTGCCGATCCTCGCCACCATCTTCATCATCGTCATCGGCAAATCCGTCGCCGCCCTGCTGATCGTGCTCGCCTTCAAGAAGCCGCTTAGCACGGCGCTGACGATTTCGGCCAGCCTCGGCCAGATCGGCGAATTCTCCTTCATCCTCGCCGCCCTCGGCGTCGAACTCGGGCTGCTGCCGGAGGAAGGCCGCGATCTGATCCTTGCCGGCGCCATCATCTCGATCATCCTCAATCCGCTGCTGTTCTTCCTCTGCGACCGCGTGCGGCCGCTGCTGGACGGGGCAAAGCGGGAAGAGGTGGTGGCGGCCCCTCTCGCGGCAGATGCGATCGCCGCCCAGGAGGAGATTTTGCCCGAAGACGACGAGGTGTACCCGACCGCTCTCAGCGGCCACGCCATTCTCGTCGGCTACGGGCGGGTTGGCAGCATCGTCGGGCAGAATCTCAAATCGTCAGCCACACCTTTCCTCGTCATCGAGGATTCCGACAAGCGCATCGGCGAGCTGAAAGCTCAGGGTATCGAAACCCTGATGGGCAATGCGGTGATGCGGGAAACGCTCGACCTCGCCAACCTTTCCGCCGCCCGCAGCCTTGCCATCGCCATCCCGAACGCCTTCGAGGCCTGCCGCATCGCCGAGCAGGCGCGCAGCGTCAATCCGTCGATCCTCATCGTCGCCCGCGCCCATTCCGACGCCGAGGTCGATGAATTGAAGCACTATGGCGCCGACACCGTCATCATGGGCGAGCGTGAAATCGCGCTGGGTATGGTTGACCGGCTCGCCCAAGTGCATCATGAGAGTGTGCCCTATGAAGACGAGCGTGGGCCTGATACAATTATCCCGGCGGATGACGCTCCGCCGCAAAGAGAATGA